DNA sequence from the Maribacter dokdonensis DSW-8 genome:
ATTTATGATTGCAGGTGCTAAAGGTGTTATCATGAGTTTATGGAAAGTAGACGACACTACTACACAAAAATTAATGGAGCTTTTTTATATCAATTGGATTGAAAAGGGCATGACTAAATACGAAGCCTTTAAAACTTCAAAAATTGAATTAAAGAAAGATTATCCAGAACCATTTTATTGGGCTCCATTTATACTTATAGAATAACATTTAGACCTATTTTCAATTAAGCAGCATTAAAATGAATACGCCCCATGTTTTTTTGCTTCTTTTTTATATGTTTAAATGGGTTTTTAGACCTGTAACAAGTAATTATAGTATTAGAATCTCCCGCTACAACTACTATAAGATTCTGATACTCTTTAAGTCCATAAAGAATTGAGTTTTTAGGCAGGCTGTTTTTACCTAGGACATAAAAAATCATTCCTTGCTTAAAGAATTCTGTTCCGTATTCTATAACAGTAGATATAATTCTGCTATCAATATTTCTTTGGTTGGCTCTTTTTAAAGAATGTTTTGAATGTTTAAAACATAGTGTCGCAGATTTTTCTAATTGCTTCTCCTCTACGTTCCATGTTATTACTAAATTTTCCTCTTCTACTCTACTTTCTAAATGTTTCATGATATATTGTTTTATTGTTAATACCAAACATTTAAAAAGGTCACCCTACTTTTCGAAAAAAAATAAAAATTAAATGTAATTACGGAAAGCCGTAAAGATTTTAAAATAAATAGTTTCAGCTTAGTACTTTGTATTTATTAAAACAATCTCCTAGAAAAATATATTAATTCTATTGTTTGATAAATAGCTTATAATTACTTCCTACAAATTGGTGTTTTTGTATGATATTACTGTATTTTGCTATGTAAACTTTTATTAGAAAATGAACAAAAAACTAACGCTGTCATGGCTAGAAGGCTTCCTTATGGATGCCTGCGATATTTTAAGAGGTAACATGGATGCCTCAGAGTTTAAAGAATACATTTTCGGAATGCTATTCTTAAAACGATTAAGCGATAAGTACGAGCAAGATCGTGCGGCTCGTTTAAAGGAATTACAAGCCAAAGGACTTTCTGAAGAAAAAATAACCGAAGCTCTAGAGCGCGCCAATGCTTACCAATACTATGTACCAACTCGTGCACGCTGGAATTACAAAACCACTAACGAAGCAGAACAAGAGGTTAACGATGGTATTTTACACCTTAAAAAAGATGTTGGCGATCATTTAAACAAAGCTTTAGAAGCTTTAGAAGAAGAAAATCCTGATAAATTATCTGGTGTATTAACCAATGTAAACTTTAACAGAACCATTGGTAAAAATAAAAATGCTTTAAGTGATGAAAAATTAATAGAGTTTATTACACATTTTGATAAAGTAACACTTACAGACGACCGTTTTGAGTTCCCAGACCTTTTAGGTACTGCCTACGAGTATTTAATAAAATATTTTGCCGATAGCGCTGGTAAAAAAGGTGGCGAATTCTACACGCCAAATGAAGTTGTAAAACTTTTAGTAACGCTTCTAGAACCTGAAGAAGAATCGTCAATTTACGACCCAACCTGTGGTTCTGGTGGTATGCTTATTGAAAACAAAAACTATGTAGAAGCACGTTATGGAGATGCTTCTCGTTTAAGTTTTGCAGGTCAAGAGTTAAGCGGAACCACTTGGTCTTTGTGTAAAATGAATATGCTGTTTCATGATATTTTTGATGCCGAAATTCTTCAAGGCGATACCATTGCAAATCCTTTACACGTAGAAAACGGAGAGTTAAAACGTTTTGATATTGTAATTGCCAATCCGCCGTTTTCAGCTAATTATAGCGACATTAAAAAGTTCCGTGATCGCTTCCATTACTGGATGCCAAAAAAGAAAAAAGCCGACTTTATGTTTGTGCAACATATGGTATCTGTGTTAAAAGACAATGGTCGTATGGCTGTAGTAATGCCACATGGGGTGTTGTTTAGAGGTAGCGAAGAAAAAAGCATGCGTCAATGGTTGGTAGACCGTGGTTTATTAGAAGCTGTGGTTGGTTTGCCATCTGGTTTGTTTTATGGTACAGGCATTCCCGCTTCTGTATTAATCATTAATAAAAAGGGAGCTGCACAACGTAACAACGTCTTGTTTATTAATGCCGATAGAGAATACAAAGAAGGCAAAAACCAAAACAAACTGCGTCCAGAAGATATTGCCAAAATAAGCTACATCTATAAAAATAAGGAGAATTTAGAAGGCTATGCTAGAAATATATCCAAAGAAGATTTAGATAAAGAAGACTACAACTTTAATATTAGAAGATATGTAGATAACAGCCCACCTGCCGAACCGCAAGATGTAAATGCGCATTTACATGGTGGCATACCAACAGTAGAAGTAGATGCCTTACAGAATTTTTGGGATAATTACATACACTTACGAACTGCCATTTATCATAAGTCACCAAAAATAGGTTATGATATATTGGTAGATGGTATTGAAGCTAAAGAACAAATAAAAACCATTGTTTTAGCGCATGATGATATTGCCCAAAAAAGAGAACAATATACTAACGGTATTAACCAATGGTGGACCAACAATATACCCAAGCTAGAAGCCTTACCAGAACAGAAAAATGTGTATGACTTATACCGTGACTTCTCTGTGAGTATTGCTAACGATTTTAGTGCCTTAGGGATTTTAGACTTACATAAAAGTAGAGGCGCATTTGCTGCCTATTGGGATGTTTTAGAAACCGATTTAAAATCCATTGCAGCTAGTGGTTGGAATGCCGAATTAATTCCTGCAGACGAAATATTACAATCCCAATTTCCAGAAGTATTAGAAGAATTAGCCACAAACGAAGCCAGACGCGACGAGTTAGAAGCCTTATTTAACGAAGTTGATGAACTAGGCGACGACGAGTTTGACGAAGATAATTATGAAGTATTTCCAAAGGAAATTTTAAATGATTACAAAAAAGAATTAAAAGAATTAAAAGCTGAAATAAGGGAAAATAATAAGAATCTGAAAGCGTTGGAAAAACGTTATAAAGCAAATGCGAAAGAATTTGAAAAAGCATTTAAAAGTGACTTAAAAACCGCTAAAAATCAGTTAAAAATAGCCAAAAAAGAAAAAAACAGAGAATTAGAAAAGCAACAAAATGAATTAATTGCAGATATAGAAAGTAAGATTAACGATTTAAATAATTATGGATTAGGATATTCCGGTGAGTTAGATAAATTAGTTTCAAAAATCGTCGATTTAGAACCTAGAAATAATCCACTATCATTTCAGACAGGCGTAATTATGGCTAAACTATCTCGCCACACAGCGCTTACAAACGAGCTAAAAACCTGCAAAGCCACCATTGCCGAAATAAAAGCCAAAAAAGAAGACTTGGTTGCCAAAGCACGCGAAAAAATAACACCAGAAGAAGCCAAAGCCTTAATACTTACACGTTTTAAAGACGTATTACACAACACCGTAATGGATTACGTCAACCGTTACGAACGTGCTTTAATTACCGAGCTAGAAACACGCTACACCAAATACCAAAATACATTGGTTAGTATTTTAGATAGTAGAGAGCAAGCGGCTAACCAATTAAACAACTTTTTAATGGAATTGGGTTATGATTAATGAAACTATTGAAAATTTAAATATTGTTATAATTGACGGAGATAGGGGTAGTAATTACCCTTCAGAAGGAAACCTATTTTCAAAAGGATTTTGTCTATTTCTTAATGCTAAAAATGTTACAAAGAATGGTTTGAAGTTTGAAACAACTCAATTCATAGATAAAAAAAGAGATAAACTACTAAGAAATGGTAAATTAGTTAAGAATGATTTTATTTTAACTACAAGAGGAACCATTGGTAATTTTGGTTTTTTTAATGATTCGGTGAATTTTGAGCATATTAGAATTAATTCAGGAATGGTTATTTTAAGAAACAATAACAAAAGAATATCTAATGAGTTTTTATATTACGCTTTTAGGTCTCAAAGTATTTGTAAACAAATAGAAATAATTTCTTCAGGAAGTGCTCAGCCTCAATTAACTGTAAAAACAATATCAAACTTAGTTATATCATTTCCCGATAATCTACCACAACAAAAAAAAATAGCCAAAATCCTATCTACAGTAGATACGGTTATAGAAAAAACCGAAAGCGCTATTGCCAAATACCAAGCCATAAAACAAGGTTTAATGCACGATTTGTTTACCCGTGGTATAGATGTAAACACAGGTAAACTACGCCCAAAATCACAAGACGAACCAGAATTGTATAAAGAAAGTGCTTTGGGATTGATTCCTAGGGAGTGGGAGGTTGAACAATTAAATGAAATGGTTAGTGATGTTTTAGATTTTAAAGCAAGTGGAAGTTTTGAAACTCTAACTGCTAATGTTAAATATTACTATGAGTTTAAGTATGCTAGGTTAATTAGACTTACAGATTTAAGACATAATTTATCTAAAGATGGAGTATATCTTGATAAAAAAGGGTTTAATTTTCTAAAGAAATCAAAACTAATTGAAGGTGATATATTAATAGCTTGTGTAGGTGAATATACAGGATATGTATGTAGGATGCCTAGGGTTAATTATCCTGCGATAATTGCACCAAATATGTTTTTAATTCGATTTGATAAAAAATATAATAGTTTTTTTATCAACTATTTTATGAATACAGACACATTCCAAAGACAAATAGCAGCTGTATCTACAAGTTCAGCAACAAAATTATTAAATAACCCGAATTTGAGGTCTTTAAAATTAGCTTTTCCAGAACGTAAAGAGCAAAACTTGATAGCAGAAAAGTTAGAATCAGTTAATACAAAAATCCAAACCGAGCAACAAGTCTTAGCCAAATACCAACAATTAAAAGCAGGTTTGTTGCAAGATTTGTTAACGGGTAAGGTTGCCGTGAGTGTAGATTAAAAAGATAATGAGTTATTTAGAAAATATACAAGGGTTAATTAACGAACGATTGCATTATTATAGCAACAACCCTAAATCTATTGCACGCGATTATACCATAGAAAATAGTATTAAAGAAGAATACGATGGTAGGCAACTTTTAGAAATGCTTCAAAACGTAGATGATACCAAGTCTAAAAAGGTAAGAATTGAATGGGATAAAAACGAAAAAAAGTTAGCAATCTCTAATTATGGAGAAGCTTTTTCTTTTGAAGGCATAGAATCTTTAATGCGTAGCCATAGTAGCCCTAAAACTAAAGAAGATTACATAGGTAATAAAGGATTAGGCTTTAGGTCGTTGCTAACTTGGGCAGAACGTATTAATATTTATGCCAATGATTGTAAAATTAGTTTTTCAGATAGTATAGCCACGTCAATTTTTGATTCTAAATTAAAATTAACAGAAGACCAAAAACAAGTAATTAAAACTCAAGCTAAAGTTTTAAATGGTACTATTCCATTTCCTGTATTAGCTGTTCCAAAATTACTATCACATAAAAGAGAAGACGATTGGCAAACGGTTATAGAAATTCTATACACCAATGAAGCAGATGTAGAAGAAAAAATTAAGACTGTTATAGACCAAATTAGTGAAGAGCTTTTACTGTTCTTAAACAATATTGAAGAAATAGAATTAATTGTCAACGGAGTATTCTCAAGCTTTAAAAGTACCAAAGTCACCCATGAACATTGGACAGAAATAAAAATAAACAATAAAACCTGGCGTGTTTTTACTAAAGATGGTCTTATACCTCAGAAAGTTACTAATGGTGAAGAGAATATTTTTAAAAAGTATAAGGTAAAAGTTGCCTTTCAGAATGACCTATCAGACTCCTATTATAAGTTATTCAACTTTTTTCCAACCAAGATTTCTGTTTCCCTACCTTGCATTATACACGGAACTTTTGATTTAAATGCATCTAGAGATTACTTAAATCCATCAGATAACAATAAACAAATATTTAAAGAAATAGCAGTTTTCTTAGGTAAGTGTGCACTTATGTTATCAAAAGAAAATATAAGCTGGAAACCCTTTCAGTTATTAAAACCACTTAATGAAGCTTCAGATTCTAGCTTAGTAAAACAATTATATACAGATTTAGAAGAAATTAGAAAAAAAGAGAAAATCATTCCTACAATAAATGAAGCTTATATTGTTTACAAAGACTATAAGTTTTACAACAATGATTTTAATTTATTTTTTAAAAAGAATTTCCCTAATGTTTTACCTAATTTAATTCTACCTAGTGATAAATCAGAATTCAATTACTTCTTGCCTAAGCATTATGAAAATGATTATTTAGTTCAAAAAATTGATAGCCTATCAAATGCTAATATTACTTTGGCACAAAGAGCAGAACTTATTTATCAATTAATTACCTGCGGAAGAAGGACCTATAAACAAGAACGCTTCTCGATATTAATAAATAATGAATACACTACTGATGTAATACATAAAGATACAGTTGCTTTTACACCAATGGTACAATCTAACGATAAGTTTGTTATACCAAAATCTGTGAAAATTGATTTTATCAACACGGCATTATATCAATTATTATTTAGAAAGTTAGAAGACCGGTTCGACTCTAAAAACCAAGCATCTAGAGAATTTCAAAATGCGGTTAAAGAAGTAGTTAATGTTCAGCCGTATGATAGTAATAGTATTATAATTAGAATTGTAAACGGTATAAATAGAGCTTTAGATAATGAGCATAATATTTTAGAAAAACACCAATTAATTAAAGAAATGGTTGGTGCTCTTTTTCAAAATTTTAAGCATTTAAACAACCAATTAGATACTTTAAAATTAGAGGTTTCTTTAATTTCAAAAAGTGGACAAGTAGTACCAGCTAACACTCTATTTTTGGGAGAGTCCTATCCAGATGGCGAGTTGGTAGAGTGGTTATATAAAGACCTCTATACAAACGGCAACTATCTTAAAACCATACCTTATTGGAACTTACAGGAAGAAAATAAAGATGAAATAGAGCGTTTCTTTTTATGGCTAGGCGTAAATAAATATGCAAAAATAGGAGCAAAAAAGTTAGACAAAAATTGGAATGAAACTGAATATTTTAATTTCATTTTTAAACATCAGAGTCCAGTAGAGCCAGCAAATTTTAAAATAGACAGGTTAGGGAAAGACACCATTGTACCTCATATAGAAAACATAAAAGATATTTTATTAATGGATGAGACACGTCAATTAGTACTAACGCTAAAAGACGACCTTATTAAAACACAAATAGCGCAACAAGAAATAAAATATATCTGGAAATATGTACAGAGCAGTTATACTTTGATAACAAGTATTTCATACATCAAATATCAATTTTTAAAGTCTAGCAAATTTGGAGTATATGTTTTAGAAGATGGTAATGAGCAACTACAAACACTTATTAATGAGGAAGTAAGTATAGATTTAAAAGTATTAAAAGAACTTAATTTTCATTCTTCTGAAATTACCAATATTTTAATAAAGTTAGGCGCAAAACAAAATATAGATTTTTTAAAACCCTTGGTGTTATACAACGCATTAGTAAAAACATCTTCATTATTTAGCACAATAAAAAACAGAGGTGTACAGGGTATTTATAAAAGAATTGTAGATGCATTAGAATATCAAAACTCAATAGAAGCAATTAAACCAAAAGATATTCCTAATAATTTGAAGCTTTTTGCTAAAAAAAATGGTATTTCGGTATTATTGCCAGCTAATCAAGTTTTTTATTCCAACAATAGTGTCCTACCAGAAAAAATTGAAAAAACAATACCAGTTTTTGACTTTCCGAAGCGTGGTGGTCAAGAAAAGGTAAACCGTTTTTTGGGCGTACAAATTATTGATGCTTCTAAAATAGAATTACATGATGTAGAAGAAGTTTCTAAATTGAATAATACTTTTCAAAACTTATTTGAGCAACTAAAAGCACCTATTTTATTGTATAGATTATACAGTAAAAGTCTTCCAAAAGAGATTACAACAAAAGAAGCCATTAATCAAAATATATCCCATATAAAAAACTGCACCATAAAATTAATTAAAAGCTGTACGTATAGTTATTCTAATGAAAAAGAAGTTACGCTTGATGATTTTGAATTTATCATTTTTAACAACATTTTTCACATCAAAGTACCCGTATATCTGGAGCTTTCCGACATAATTAAAGAATCTAAGTTTTCAGATGCCTTTGCAGAAATAATGAGTATTCAATTCAATGTAACAGAGCTAAAAAATGACTTTAGATTTTTAATAAGGAATGACCTTAAAGATACTTTACACTTAATCACCAAAGATTTTGATTCAGAAAAATTAGAAAAAGTGAAGAATTATTTTGGCATATCTGCCATAGAAGAAAAGTTCTGGAAAAATATCTATAAATTAAAAAATATTACTTATCCAATTCAGATTATTAAACAAAAAGAATTGGTAACTCAAATTAACAGAGATTTACATATAGTAATCAATGATGAGTATTTAAAGTTCGATTTTAATAATTGCTCCAATTCTGAAACCTATAAGGTTTTGGTGTATTTGTGTACTAGTTTAAACCTTACTTTAGAAGAAATTTATCCTGAGGGAATAACAAGTTATCATTATGAAAAAATGAGAAACTTGAGAGAGTCTAAAGAATTAGAAATTAAAAATATTATTTGGAGTTTTTTAAACGAAAAACCTACAGAACAATATAAATTTTTAGAATATTTAGATGAATTTAAACTAACTCCTTTACATTCTTTTTTTAAAGATTCTGACGCATATAGAATAGTTGTGGATTACGATAAACGTTTTGCAAACTTTATAGAAACACACACACCTGCTAAATTAGATAGCACTTTTGATAAAAAAACTATTAAAATAGAAAATCAATATAATTATTTATTTGACACTTATCTATTTGATTTAGATGATATTAAAGATGAAGTTAAAAGTTTATTTTATTTTAAGGGCAATGAGTTGTCAATAAAAGCCTATTTAGAAGAAAACTATTCCAATAAAAGTATATCCTCTAGTAACAACTTAAATGATGAGGAAAATAATGAGAATGAAGAAGAACCTTTATCTATAATTGACAGCAAATTAGGTAAAAAAGATATAACTATCCCAAAAGCAAACTCTAATCATAAAGGAAAAAGAAAAAAAAGAAAGACATTTTCAAATAAGGTTAATGAGCTAAAAAATATAAGTGGAAAAAATGCAGAACTAAAAGCATACCAATCTTATAAAAACAAATACGGTGAAGACAAAGTTAAATGGGTGTCTAAATATTCGTCAACCCCAGATAATAATGATAACCTGCAATATGATTTAAGTTACGAAGATGAAAAAGGTGTTTGGAAATATGTAGAAGTAAAATCACTTTCTTATGATGATTCATTTGTTTTAACACGAGCCGAAAAAAAATTCGGGATTGAAAATAATTCACTTTATGAATTTGCATTAGTAAGTGACAAAGGTATTTATAGAGTTAAAAGTCCTTTTAAATTTAATTTAAGTGAAACTTTTGAGGTAAATGAAACTTTCACTGCCGAGGTTAAAGACTATCAACTTTATTTCAAAATAAAAACAGCATAACATGGCAGAATATTCCAATGTAGAAAAACCATTTTTAGAAAAACTAAAAGAACTTAATTGGCACATTATAGACCAAGGAAATTATGGAATTCCACAAGAACCTTCCAAAAGTTTGCGCACAAGTTTCAAAGAGGTAACTCTTAAACAAGAATTTAAAAAAGCAGTTAAAAAAATAAATGTAGTGGATGGCGTTGCATGGTTAACAGATAAGCAATTAGAAGACCTATACAACGAAACCATTGCTACCGAAAAAGCCAATCTATCTTTATTAGAAGCCAACAAACAAGTTTTTGAAAAACTTATTGGTGTTACCAAAACAACGGTTGCAAAAAATGAAGTTAACGGAGAAGAAAACCCATTAGTAAAACTCATAGATTTTAAAAATTGGGACAACAATAGGTTTGTTGCTATTAACCAATTTAGAATAGTTACTCCAGGTGGTCCTAGAGAAGGGATTATTCCAGATATTGTTTTATTTGTTAATGGTCTGCCATTTTGTGTGATAGAATGTAAAGATGTAGATGTTGCCGACCCTATTTCAAGTGCTGTTGAGCAAATAATGCGCTATGCCAATACACGTGGCGATGATTTTGGATTTACTGATGGTGAAGAACGTTTGTTCCACTATAATCTGTTTAGCATAGCAACACATGGCGAAGAAGCACGTGTGGGTTCAATTACTGGAGATTTTGAATATTACTTAAATTGGAAAGACATATTTCCTGAAGTTTACAAAGATTTAGATATTTCCAACTATGTAGAAGAAGAAAGTTCTAGATATCAAAATAACGGTTTACAAAACGACCCTAGAGTACGGCAAGAAGTTTTAATAAAAGGAATTTTAAACAAAGAAATTCTACTAGATATTCTTCAGCATTTTACCCTCTTTATGGAGATAAAGGAAGGTGTAGAAGTTAAAATAGTTAGTAGGTATCAACAGTATAGAGCTGTAGGTAGAATATTAGGTAGACTCCGAAAAGAGACTACCGGAAGAACACGGTCTGGTGTTGTTTGGCATACTCAAGGCTCGGGAAAATCTTTAACAATGGTGTTTTTTGTCCGTAAGTTACGCTCACAAGATGACCTAAAAGATTACAAGGTTATAATGATGGTTGATCGTAAAGATTTAGAGAAGCAACTTTCAGCAACGGCACGCCTTACAAATGAGTTTAAAGAAGCAAATATTGTAAGTTCACGTAAAGATTTGGCACCCAAATTAAGTGGAAATGCTTCAAACTTGAACATGGTAATGGTTCACAAATTTGTACAAGAGGAATTAAAACATTCTAAAGCATTAATGAAAGCCTTTGTTGAAGAAGGTAAGGTGCCAGAATTTAAACCTTTTGATGTGGTAAATACATCTGACAGAATTGTAATACTCATTGATGAAGCTCACCGAACACAAGGCGGAGACATGGGTGACAATCTTTTTACCGCTTTTCCACAAGCAGCAAAAATTGCATTTACCGGCACTCCACTATTAACTGATAGACATAAGCAAAAAACACACGAACGTTTTGGTGGTACTGGTGAATTCATAGACACTTATAAAATTAGAGAGGCTGTTGATGACAGAGCTACCCTAGATATCATTTATATAGGTAAAACTACTAAAGACAATATTAAATCTAAGGAAGCTTTTGACTCTGAATTTGAAGATGTATTTAAAAAACAATCAAAAGAAGAAAAAGAAGAAATTCAAAAAAGATACGGCACCATGCAAGCCTATTTAGAAAACATGGATAGACTACGTAAAATTGCTAAAGATTTAGTTAAGCACTATATAAATGATATTTTGCCTAATGGTTTTAAGGCAATGGTTGTTGGCAGTTCTATTATGGCTGCAGCGCGCTATCAATTTTTAATTGACGAAGCATTAAAAGAACGTATTAAACTAGAAAAAGCAAAATTAGAACCAGATATCGATTTAATCAAAAAAATAGAATTTTTAAAAATTGGTACTATAGTTACCAAACAAGACAACAATGAACAAGCATTTATAAGTGCAGCTAGAAAAAATGCAAAGGAAATTAAAGCCGTTGATAACTTTAAAAAAGACTTTGATTATAGTACAGATGAAAATGGAAATTATCTAAAACCAGAAACTGGAGTTGCTTTTTTATGTGTATGCGATAAATTACTTACCGGATTTGATGCTCCGGTTGCACAAGTTATGTATCTGGATAAAAGTATTCGCGAACATGATTTACTTCAAGCTATAGCTAGAGTAAATAGAACCAAAAAAGATAAAAAACACGGTATTATAGTTGATTATTTTGGAGTATCCAACCATTTAAAGGACGCGCTTAATATATGGGGAGCAGAAGATGAGGAAGATATCAAAGAACTACTAGAGTATTTTAGAGATATCAACAAAGAAATACCTGTATTGGAGGCTCGATATAATAGAATGTTACAGCTATTTACAGATAAAGGAATTGAAAATTTCAGAATGTTCGCAGAACAACGAATGACAAATAAAGATGAAGAATTTCAACTAGCCGAAAACTGTATTGCATTGGCAGAATCTATTCCCTTTAGAGCTCAATTTGACACGTACATAAAATCATTTTTCGATAGTTTAGATTTATTATTTAATTCAGAAGCTGCAAGAAAATATTACATTCCTGCAAAACGATTTGGCTACCTACTTGTGCGAATTAAAAATCGATATAAAGACCCGAGTATGGATTTAAAGTGGGCAAAACCTAAAGTTCGCAAAATGATAGATGCTCATTTAGAAACCCTAGGAATAGATAGCCGTGTTGCCCCAGTGAGTTTACTATCCAAAGATTTTGCTAAAGAAGTAAATAAGTTGGATAAAAACACTAAGTCGAAAGCATCAGAAATGGAACATGCAATTCGTAGACATATTAAAGTAAATATTAATAAAGACCCTGCGATGTATAAACGCTTCTTAAAGCGAATAGAAGAGATAATTGAGCGATATCAAGGCAATTGGGATGCAATAGTTGAGGAATTTGAAAAGGTTCGAGAAGATTTAGAAAAAGGCAGGAAAGGTGAGTTTGAAGAAGAGGGTTTGAATGAGCAAGAATTACCATTTTTTGACTTTATAGTTTTTAGTGCTTTCCAAGATGAATCTCTATCCACAAGTGATAAAGAAGCCCTAAAACTTTTGACAATTGAATTAGTAAATGTTCTAAAAAATGAAATAGACAAACCTAATTTCTGGAAAGGAAGAGCTGCTGAAATAAGAAAACTTCAAGGTGAACTCGACGATATGCTTGACTTTAGTGGCATTGAAAAAGTTTCTAAATTACATTCTAAATTAAGCGTAGAAATCATGAATTTAGCTAAAAGAAGACATAAAGAGTTGATTAAATAAAATGATAGTATCTGAAATAGACATAACGCTTCAAAAAAGTGAACGAAAAACGGTTAGTATCTTTATTGAAAGAGATGGTAGTGTTTCCGCTCGTGTTCCCAATACCCTAAGCGAAGAAGAAATAAGAGATATCCTAAAAGCCAAAGAATACCAGATTTTTAAAAACCTAGCTGAGTGGGAGCAACTCAATGAAAATGCTGTAGAACGAGAATACGTTAACGGACAATCGTTTCTATATTTAGGTCGAAATTATCGTTTGAAATTAGTAGACGAGAAATTAGATGGTATCAAATTCTATAGAAATACCTTCTTCCTAAACAAAAACGAAAAGCCCAAAGCAAAACAACTATTTGTAAAGTTTTATAAAAAAAAATTGAACGATAAAATTTATCCCATAATTGAACGCTACAAGAATCAATTAGATGTTACCCCTAATGAAATTAAAGTGATGGAGTTACAAAATAGATGGGCATCATGTACACCAAATGGCAATGTTAATTTTCATTGGAAATGCGCAATGGCTCCTATTGATGTTCTAAACTATATTGTAGTTCATGAACTAGCTCATTTAATACATAATAACCATACCAAAGCATTTTGGAACGAAGTCGACAAGGTT
Encoded proteins:
- a CDS encoding sacsin N-terminal ATP-binding-like domain-containing protein; its protein translation is MSYLENIQGLINERLHYYSNNPKSIARDYTIENSIKEEYDGRQLLEMLQNVDDTKSKKVRIEWDKNEKKLAISNYGEAFSFEGIESLMRSHSSPKTKEDYIGNKGLGFRSLLTWAERINIYANDCKISFSDSIATSIFDSKLKLTEDQKQVIKTQAKVLNGTIPFPVLAVPKLLSHKREDDWQTVIEILYTNEADVEEKIKTVIDQISEELLLFLNNIEEIELIVNGVFSSFKSTKVTHEHWTEIKINNKTWRVFTKDGLIPQKVTNGEENIFKKYKVKVAFQNDLSDSYYKLFNFFPTKISVSLPCIIHGTFDLNASRDYLNPSDNNKQIFKEIAVFLGKCALMLSKENISWKPFQLLKPLNEASDSSLVKQLYTDLEEIRKKEKIIPTINEAYIVYKDYKFYNNDFNLFFKKNFPNVLPNLILPSDKSEFNYFLPKHYENDYLVQKIDSLSNANITLAQRAELIYQLITCGRRTYKQERFSILINNEYTTDVIHKDTVAFTPMVQSNDKFVIPKSVKIDFINTALYQLLFRKLEDRFDSKNQASREFQNAVKEVVNVQPYDSNSIIIRIVNGINRALDNEHNILEKHQLIKEMVGALFQNFKHLNNQLDTLKLEVSLISKSGQVVPANTLFLGESYPDGELVEWLYKDLYTNGNYLKTIPYWNLQEENKDEIERFFLWLGVNKYAKIGAKKLDKNWNETEYFNFIFKHQSPVEPANFKIDRLGKDTIVPHIENIKDILLMDETRQLVLTLKDDLIKTQIAQQEIKYIWKYVQSSYTLITSISYIKYQFLKSSKFGVYVLEDGNEQLQTLINEEVSIDLKVLKELNFHSSEITNILIKLGAKQNIDFLKPLVLYNALVKTSSLFSTIKNRGVQGIYKRIVDALEYQNSIEAIKPKDIPNNLKLFAKKNGISVLLPANQVFYSNNSVLPEKIEKTIPVFDFPKRGGQEKVNRFLGVQIIDASKIELHDVEEVSKLNNTFQNLFEQLKAPILLYRLYSKSLPKEITTKEAINQNISHIKNCTIKLIKSCTYSYSNEKEVTLDDFEFIIFNNIFHIKVPVYLELSDIIKESKFSDAFAEIMSIQFNVTELKNDFRFLIRNDLKDTLHLITKDFDSEKLEKVKNYFGISAIEEKFWKNIYKLKNITYPIQIIKQKELVTQINRDLHIVINDEYLKFDFNNCSNSETYKVLVYLCTSLNLTLEEIYPEGITSYHYEKMRNLRESKELEIKNIIWSFLNEKPTEQYKFLEYLDEFKLTPLHSFFKDSDAYRIVVDYDKRFANFIETHTPAKLDSTFDKKTIKIENQYNYLFDTYLFDLDDIKDEVKSLFYFKGNELSIKAYLEENYSNKSISSSNNLNDEENNENEEEPLSIIDSKLGKKDITIPKANSNHKGKRKKRKTFSNKVNELKNISGKNAELKAYQSYKNKYGEDKVKWVSKYSSTPDNNDNLQYDLSYEDEKGVWKYVEVKSLSYDDSFVLTRAEKKFGIENNSLYEFALVSDKGIYRVKSPFKFNLSETFEVNETFTAEVKDYQLYFKIKTA